The following are from one region of the Prochlorococcus marinus str. SB genome:
- a CDS encoding YciI family protein — MPFFIKTEIIKKEYLINHDLKQKIINEHNDWIKKLKKEGINIKSGFLVDELKRPGDGGLLILEVNNYKNALKIIKNDPMIKNDLVEWKLNEWIDPNK; from the coding sequence ATGCCTTTCTTTATAAAAACTGAAATTATAAAAAAAGAATACTTAATTAATCATGATTTAAAACAAAAAATAATTAACGAACATAATGATTGGATAAAAAAATTAAAAAAAGAGGGAATTAATATAAAAAGTGGATTTTTAGTAGATGAGTTAAAAAGGCCAGGTGATGGCGGATTACTCATTCTTGAGGTTAATAATTATAAAAATGCACTAAAAATCATTAAGAATGATCCAATGATTAAAAATGATCTAGTTGAATGGAAATTGAATGAGTGGATAGATCCAAATAAATAA
- a CDS encoding recombinase family protein, which yields MTFKFKRKRILLSEKNKNSKAIGYARATHNEYEYLEEQIKILKEEGCSLVFSELISLSEEIKPQLNKAINFLSKGDQLIITQLDRAFKNKKECLITINKLINRDIQLRTLTGFFAANESSNANSSIFKILYELDNLEDKSLGERKKEQLLDRKLSGNNLGGRPKISPLKESLVIRLRNEGYSYRSIRTQTGIALSTIRRVILEGELT from the coding sequence TTGACTTTTAAATTCAAAAGAAAACGTATTTTATTATCGGAAAAAAATAAAAACTCTAAAGCAATAGGTTATGCAAGAGCTACTCATAACGAATATGAATATTTAGAAGAGCAAATAAAAATTTTAAAGGAAGAGGGTTGCAGTTTAGTGTTCTCTGAATTAATAAGTTTATCTGAAGAAATCAAACCCCAACTCAATAAAGCTATCAATTTCTTATCAAAAGGCGATCAATTAATAATAACTCAGCTTGATCGAGCATTTAAAAATAAAAAAGAATGTTTGATAACAATAAATAAACTTATTAATAGGGATATTCAATTACGAACTTTGACTGGTTTTTTTGCTGCTAATGAATCTTCTAATGCAAATTCTTCAATTTTTAAGATTTTATATGAATTAGATAATTTAGAAGACAAAAGTTTAGGTGAAAGAAAAAAAGAACAACTATTAGACAGAAAATTATCTGGAAATAATTTGGGAGGCAGGCCCAAAATAAGTCCTTTAAAAGAATCTTTAGTAATCAGATTGCGTAATGAAGGATATTCATATCGATCAATCAGAACACAAACTGGAATTGCTTTATCAACAATTAGGAGAGTGATTTTGGAGGGAGAATTAACATAA
- the lipA gene encoding lipoyl synthase: MTNNPNSLISKPEWLRVKAPQVERIGNTANLLNDLNLNTVCQEASCPNIGECFASGTATFLIMGPGCTRACPYCDIDFDRSKRDLDPTEPYRLAEAVFRMNLKHVVITSVNRDDLEDGGASQFFQCVHQIREKSPETTIELLIPDFCGNWKALEKVLDSNPNVLNHNIETVPALYKKVRPQGKYVRTLELLRRTRDYSPKIYTKSGFMLGLGEKDEEVLNLLKDLKSNFVDIVTIGQYLSPGPNHLPVKRFVSPSKFNYFKAFGEKDLNFMQVVSSPLTRSSYHAEEIQKLMKKYPR, from the coding sequence GTGACTAATAATCCTAATAGTTTAATTTCAAAACCTGAATGGTTAAGGGTCAAAGCTCCACAAGTTGAGCGAATTGGTAATACTGCAAATTTATTAAATGATTTAAATCTCAATACTGTATGTCAAGAAGCAAGCTGTCCAAATATCGGCGAATGTTTTGCTAGTGGAACTGCAACTTTCCTCATAATGGGTCCTGGTTGCACTAGGGCATGTCCATATTGCGATATTGATTTTGATAGATCTAAGAGAGACTTAGACCCAACTGAACCATATCGTCTGGCCGAAGCTGTTTTTAGAATGAACCTTAAGCATGTTGTAATTACATCAGTCAATAGAGACGATCTTGAGGATGGTGGCGCATCTCAATTTTTCCAATGTGTTCATCAAATAAGAGAAAAATCTCCTGAAACTACTATTGAGCTTTTAATTCCTGATTTTTGTGGCAACTGGAAAGCTCTTGAAAAAGTTCTTGATTCAAATCCAAATGTTTTAAACCATAATATTGAGACTGTGCCTGCGCTTTATAAAAAAGTAAGACCTCAGGGTAAATATGTGAGAACTCTTGAGTTGCTTAGGAGAACCAGAGACTATTCTCCCAAAATTTATACAAAGTCAGGCTTTATGCTTGGTTTAGGAGAAAAAGACGAGGAGGTCTTAAATCTGCTTAAGGATTTAAAAAGTAATTTCGTTGATATTGTTACTATTGGTCAATATTTATCTCCTGGCCCTAATCATTTACCTGTTAAAAGATTTGTAAGTCCTTCAAAATTTAACTATTTTAAAGCGTTCGGGGAAAAAGATTTAAACTTCATGCAAGTAGTTAGTTCTCCTTTAACTCGTAGTAGCTACCATGCTGAAGAGATTCAAAAACTTATGAAAAAGTATCCAAGATAG
- a CDS encoding serine hydrolase, with translation MSFYYLSQEMGLALNDILRRVCSHDKDFSREDISITWINYKSKNKSVFKGFGTGINNKKMVYPASIVKLVYGLAAFYWIKKGSLLLSDEIIDAVGKMLSFSSNNATSFLIDLLTGTTSGPRIEGELWENWKYQRSIINDWLHDLNWEELVGINCCQKTWDDGPFGREKEFYGYDNKNRNAMNSDSAARILEEIMIHIDYQENNLNLRSFLKRNLNKVVLKKDSLNQIDGFLGEGLPESINLWSKAGLMSEVRHDSAWWINNQSLQTLLVVFCNGEKYSKDSSLLPFIAKEVYDFNKRYTIED, from the coding sequence ATGTCCTTTTACTATTTAAGTCAGGAAATGGGACTAGCCTTAAATGATATTTTAAGGAGAGTATGCTCTCATGATAAAGATTTTTCAAGAGAAGATATTTCGATAACTTGGATTAATTATAAAAGTAAAAATAAAAGTGTATTTAAAGGTTTTGGAACTGGCATTAATAACAAAAAAATGGTTTACCCTGCCAGCATAGTCAAGTTAGTTTATGGCCTTGCTGCATTTTATTGGATTAAAAAAGGAAGTTTATTATTATCAGATGAAATTATTGATGCTGTAGGGAAAATGTTGTCTTTCTCCAGTAATAATGCAACAAGCTTTTTAATTGATTTACTTACTGGAACAACAAGTGGACCTCGAATTGAAGGCGAATTATGGGAAAATTGGAAATACCAAAGAAGTATAATAAATGATTGGCTACATGATTTAAATTGGGAAGAATTGGTTGGTATAAATTGCTGTCAGAAGACTTGGGATGATGGACCATTTGGTCGTGAGAAAGAATTCTATGGATATGATAATAAAAATAGAAACGCTATGAACTCTGATTCAGCTGCAAGGATTTTGGAGGAAATTATGATTCATATTGATTATCAAGAAAATAATTTAAATTTGCGAAGTTTTTTAAAAAGAAATTTAAATAAGGTTGTTCTTAAAAAGGATTCTCTTAATCAAATAGATGGTTTTTTGGGTGAAGGATTACCAGAAAGCATTAATCTTTGGAGTAAAGCAGGCTTAATGTCTGAAGTTAGACATGATTCAGCTTGGTGGATTAATAATCAATCTCTTCAAACTTTATTAGTCGTTTTTTGTAATGGAGAAAAATATTCCAAAGATTCTTCTCTTTTACCGTTTATAGCAAAAGAAGTATACGATTTTAATAAGAGATATACCATTGAGGACTAA